A window of Trichoderma atroviride chromosome 3, complete sequence contains these coding sequences:
- a CDS encoding uncharacterized protein (TransMembrane:12 (i286-306o326-346i353-372o392-418i439-460o472-491i553-577o589-606i637-657o663-684i726-747o759-780i)), which translates to MTGLSSHSRRSEPRIDPLIFQRAVNDLEKLMNEAIALASEVVQGADSPSCPKPHQASITLHSRCHSVPGGQDGASLDNGTSDCTHESPGRLEDVDIHDDSQQKRPLYQHAATYTGAPERPRLNEILQNYSNTCDNAAVTNFPVQEAAPPQAVAEASLAVPGRRSSIKGVGFASQGSRKASDRTQKLNRKRQYDDLAKGTKDATVKSQSRQIKSKPKGSHARHASHESGEDDPPGREAAGRRPHADHGINLRRRSHVSLRGAQGFSLAKSAKRQPTARDWSPIRKRFVATVACISTALIGVILGVYAGLVPSIQYYIIDQSHATVHGNTGCFLGLALPTFFLWPLPLLHGRKPYIMTSLVLAMPLLFPQALAVNAQRLTNTGMWRATLLVSRALMGASLGFASMNFHSILTDLFGASLMSTNPHQEVVDHYDARRHGGGMGVWLGIWTWCWIGSLGVGFFVGACVIDKYPPTWGFYISIIMIAVVLFLNVLCPEVRRSAFRRSVAEVRTNGDISRRVARGEIMMHRVKTGPKWWGQEVYHGILLTLEMLRQPGFLILALYSAWIYAQVVLTIVLLGSLTSKFYKLRSPNVGLLVGSVALGAILAIPFQKASFFSRSRQAQLNTNKATMDKKIAWSSHLVRRTIFTILLPLTGVCYAAVSSGPPMHVGVPTVFAFCIGLLSCLAIAECNGLVMECFDTSDLSPGMTGRQRSKSGKSEKRTNYSSFPRVTAGFAAIHTLAFIFAAGATALGGLVTRTLGQQVATGVVAGILFILTIMLLLILARFTEVQIIPNTKIEEMDRLIEARRRSTIRRASMPNDNKAAVEEEKAWRPAMLGNPIGKKRRVNVFELGSKSRWQEIRKKNKLVDENAHLNQAAWNQGLEALDDKLSDIQSDVEDFFGLGSVKKRGSRRLRRSDETSESAQDIEMVNMGRQASGSRPSPKRFVERECVMSQTVAEENEGQDDHRRNR; encoded by the coding sequence CCATTCTCGCTGCCATAGTGTACCTGGTGGCCAGGATGGAGCTTCCCTAGATAATGGCACATCAGACTGTACTCATGAGAGCCCCGGTAGGCTCGAGGATGTGGACATCCACGACGACAGCCAGCAGAAGAGGCCTTTATACCAACATGCAGCCACATATACTGGCGCTCCCGAACGTCCGCGGCTAAATGAAATCTTGCAAAACTACTCCAATACATGTGACAATGCAGCTGTTACGAATTTCCCGGTTCAAGAAGCGGCACCGCCTCAGGCTGTAGCCGAAGCATCATTGGCTGTACCAGGAAGAAGATCCAGCATCAAAGGAGTGGGCTTTGCTTCACAAGGTTCTCGCAAAGCGTCAGACAGGACACAAAAACTCAATCGTAAAAGGCAGTACGATGATTTGGCAAAAGGAACAAAGGATGCTACCGTAAAAAGCCAATCTCGTCAAATCAAATCGAAACCAAAGGGTTCGCATGCACGGCATGCTTCACACGAGTCCGGGGAGGACGATCCTCCAGGGCGCGAGGCTGCCGGCCGTCGACCGCATGCTGATCACGGAATCAACCTTCGGCGCCGATCGCATGTCAGTTTACGGGGTGCTCAAGGATTCAGCTTGGCCAAATCAGCCAAACGGCAACCCACAGCCAGAGATTGGTCGCCAATTCGCAAGAGATTCGTTGCTACTGTTGCCTGTATCAGTACCGCTCTGATTGGCGTTATTCTGGGTGTTTATGCTGGATTAGTCCCTTCAATCCAGTACTATATCATCGATCAGTCTCATGCTACAGTACATGGAAACACTGGCTGTTTTCTGGGTTTGGCCTTACCAACCTTCTTTCTGTGGCCACTTCCACTGTTGCATGGACGGAAGCCATACATCATGACGAGTCTCGTCCTTGCCATGCCTCTTCTATTTCCTCAAGCACTTGCAGTCAACGCTCAGAGGCTGACCAACACAGGGATGTGGAGAGCTACACTTCTTGTATCTCGAGCATTAATGGGAGCCTCGCTTGGTTTTGCCAGCATGAATTTTCATTCAATACTGACAGATTTGTTCGGCGCATCGCTCATGAGCACAAATCCCCACCAAGAGGTAGTTGATCACTACGACGCAAGACGGCATGGCGGTGGCATGGGAGTTTGGCTGGGCATTTGGACTTGGTGCTGGATTGGTTCCCTTGGCGTTGGTTTCTTTGTTGGCGCTTGCGTAATTGACAAGTATCCGCCAACATGGGGCTTTTatatcagcatcatcatgatTGCTGTTGTGCTCTTCCTCAATGTCCTATGTCCCGAAGTCCGCCGGTCTGCCTTCAGAAGATCGGTGGCAGAAGTAAGGACCAATGGTGACATTTCTCGTCGCGTGGCTCGGGGTGAGATCATGATGCACAGAGTCAAGACCGGCCCCAAATGGTGGGGGCAAGAGGTCTATCATGGCATTCTTCTCACTCTGGAGATGCTTCGCCAGCCTGGTTTCTTGATCCTCGCCCTCTACTCCGCATGGATCTACGCACAGGTGGTGCTGACCATTGTACTGCTGGGATCGCTGACGTCgaaattttataaacttcGATCTCCAAACGTAGGCCTACTTGTTGGCAGCGTTGCTCTTGgagccatcttggccattcCATTTCAGAAAGCCAGTTTCTTTTCGCGATCCCGTCAAGCCCAGCTAAACACCAACAAGGCAACCATGGACAAGAAAATTGCGTGGTCATCGCATCTCGTTCGACGCACAATTTTTACCATATTACTGCCTTTGACAGGAGTATGTTACGCTGCCGTATCTTCTGGACCTCCGATGCATGTCGGAGTGCCAACCGTCTTTGCATTCTGCATAGGACTCCTATCATGCCTGGCAATTGCAGAGTGCAATGGTTTAGTGATGGAGTGCTTCGACACTTCTGATCTTTCACCGGGAATGACGGGACGCCAACGCAGCAAATCAGGAAAGTCTGAGAAGCGCACCAATTACTCATCTTTCCCGAGAGTCACTGCTGGTTTTGCAGCTATCCATACTCTAGCATTCATCTTTGCAGCGGGTGCTACCGCCCTTGGTGGGTTGGTTACCAGAACCCTGGGTCAACAGGTAGCTACTGGCGTAGTAGCAGGcattcttttcattctcacAATCATGCTATTGTTAATCTTGGCTCGATTCACAGAGGTGCAAATTATACCGAATACCAAAATAGAAGAAATGGATCGGTTGATTGAGGCTCGTCGAAGATCGACTATTCGACGTGCGTCTATGCCCAATGACAATAAAGCGGCtgttgaagaggagaaagcaTGGCGGCCTGCTATGCTCGGAAACCCTATtggcaaaaagagaagggTGAATGTCTTTGAGCTCGGGAGCAAGTCACGATGGCAAGAGATccgaaagaagaacaagctgGTTGATGAGAATGCCCATCTGAATCAGGCAGCCTGGAACCAAGGGCTGGAGGCTTTGGACGACAAGCTAAGCGATATCCAGAGCGACGTAGAAGACTTTTTCGGGCTGGGAAGTGTAAAGAAGAGGGGCTCAAGACGATTACGTCGATCAGACGAAACCAGTGAGTCAGCTCAGGATATTGAGATGGTAAACATGGGAAGGCAGGCATCGggatcaaggccatctccaAAGCGCTTCGTGGAGCGAGAATGCGTCATGAGTCAAACGGTGGCAGAAGAAAACGAAGGTCAGGATGATCATCGAAGGAACCGCTGA
- a CDS encoding uncharacterized protein (EggNog:ENOG41~SECRETED:SignalP(1-27)~TransMembrane:2 (n15-22c27/28o267-291i413-437o)): protein MFPNRMSRGLPSYMLLLIIALIYTVTAAPLNSPGGLDSFVPSCAIQCFDSFLNISYGDQTARTLAALCPLIGAYGFTIGEAAVQCLVAERAAGACSNQVASNAMIDKAYFMCFGQPSALSPTHTVITATLAMPLYGTGPITFPAVAKTSHQTIPTAISRETRSSVSLPTTLVTDTTSLSKPRPSMTESTAKPTATTTIRRTTKPSTTLFRSSTSSQVEILTTDPTGLAFTRTTAATTETSTSTNVPDGIVGGQDEKKASASLSNGQVAGIAIGCIIGAGLIGVGIAVFCRLRRRRSQFGRKMRKDGRKLRDSWGPEKPNGGGGTDSWIVNQLRAPLDPGPVPTPTKSWYNRASWRPSAIGLAISPARTRDVTRATTPTSARPLSKLLPAKPVMGQGPPRLEVSLPSRDGDSHFGAAAFMGTAAAGAASGAVMSGAMATSSSPKPAPLSKARPMVQPATREPTVAKQLTQTRNLTPPRIVIPPPNIASPRSKPQSPLLKLIIPKKGAFKPFVPIPVTNTRHDSSTTEFEEDGRTSLSPGGQIWRPPSADPLSAAPYYVADRNGNWKLGDPRRAQEIAELEASISPLTAAPRSAAPKLVAGLGLASGAAEALELVKAASRREATKAAAKIKAAEQSREDSLGIRMAPEKTIRAVEPSLSSDEDIQEQEQDQQPYAPRPLFSNNGNSSNAPRRLSSHRRSSTRSLTRPRITSTDSGVTTFSTSTEDDAELRSPPGMEQLGSLSPVVESPRSLRPRRGQSPTQYPKIPASLNAAIPSSGNLNIDMATSKGGNAAAPPTKPAATADRPAQKSPGFGAPLAAGTMSSNDDKTKQQGKRPMGSDAVGTPNAIRTGSPMMRMESSTSRPDERYQGSRSQASQQPNPSMFVQPNASSRPYPRQQNQQYPAPAYQRPTGANNYHIPYRLPPHPSAYRPNIDSSGYPYQTRLPEFNQGPLTYNMPYAPQPNRYPHHHPRDHQPPFTQQPSSAQPISQLPQQRQQFSQRPQQQLQLQPQQQQQPRAQRYQRPPSLGRMPPQQQQQQQQQQHDFYLQQPPPLRLLPLPKRHPPRPPPHQHKHHLQHRLPVVLPARQTPRHLPRRQHGPPCPPAHNNLILAKQMAPPGSAKPARPARPAAAAAAAIHAENASAATAARRVARNARVEAAFDAYEARR from the exons ATGTTTCCTAATAGAATGTCTAGGGGGCTCCCTTCTTATATGCTACTCTTAATAATCGCACTCATTTACACCGTAACAGCGGCGCCCCTAAATTCGCCGGGAGGCCTCGATTCTTTCGTTCCCAGTTGCGCAATTCAGTGTTTCGATTCATTCCTCAATATCAGCTATGGAGATCAAACTGCGAGAACGTTGGCAGCGCTTTGCCCCCTCATTGGAGCATATGGATTCACAATCGGAGAGGCGGCCGTCCAGTGTCTGGTCGCGGagagagcagcaggagcttgTTCGAATCAGGTCGCAAGCA ATGCGATGATTGATAAAGCCTACTTTATGTGTTTTGGTCAGCCTAGTGCTCTGTCGCCCACTCACACCGTCATCACAGCTACCCTTGCTATGCCGCTTTATGGCACAGGGCCGATTACGTTCCCAGCAGTTGCCAAGACTAGCCACCAGACGATTCCGACAGCAATTTCCAGAGAGACTCGGTCATCGGTATCGCTTCCTACAACGCTAGTTACAGATACGACTTCGTTATCTAAGCCCAGGCCGTCTATGACTGAATCCACAGCCAAGCCTACGGCTACTACCACGATTAGACGAACAACCAAGCCATCGACTACCTTGTTTAGatcgtcgacgtcgtctCAGGTCGAGATTTTAACAACTGATCCAACAGGCTTGGCATTCACTAGGACTACCGCAGCCACAACCGAGACCAGTACCAGTACCAATGTTCCCGATGGCATAGTTGGCGGACAGGATGAAAAGAAGGCCTCGGCATCTCTCAGCAATGGACAAGTAGCTGGCATTGCTATCGGCTGTATTATCGGCGCAGGACTTATCGGCGTTGGAATTGCAGTCTTCTGCCGCCTTCGAAGGAGAAGATCTCAGTTTGGtagaaagatgagaaaggaTGGACGAAAACTGAGAGATTCGTGGGGCCCAGAAAAGCccaacggcggcggaggtACCGACTCATGGATTGTGAATCAACTTCGAGCGCCTCTCGATCCTGGCCCCGTGCCTACTCCGACAAAATCCTGGTATAACCGAGCGAGCTGGAGGCCTAGCGCCATTGGACTGGCAATATCACCTGCACGCACAAGAGACGTAACTCGGGCAACGACGCCAACATCGGCGAGGCCACTTTCTAAACTGCTTCCAGCTAAACCAGTCATGGGCCAAGGACCACCCAGGCTGGAAGTATCGCTGCCTAGTCGAGACGGAGACTCTCACTTCGGTGCCGCAGCATTCATGGGCACGGCCGCAGCCGGTGCCGCTTCAGGAGCTGTCATGAGCGGTGCCATGGCTACGTCCTCATCGCCCAAACCTGCACCTCTATCCAAAGCACGGCCTATGGTGCAGCCCGCGACTCGTGAGCCAACGGTGGCCAAGCAGTTGACCCAAACTCGAAATCTTACACCCCCTCGAATCGTGATACCCCCTCCGAATATTGCATCTCCTCGGAGCAAGCCTCAATCGCCTTTACTGAAGCTCATCATCCCAAAGAAAGGGGCCTTCAAACCCTTTGTGCCCATACCCGTCACCAACACAAGGCATGATAGTTCAACTACGGAGTTTGAGGAGGATGGTAGGACGTCGCTTTCACCGGGTGGCCAAATCTGGAGGCCACCTTCGGCCGATCCTCTCTCGGCGGCCCCTTATTACGTTGCGGATAGGAATGGTAACTGGAAACTTGGCGACCCAAGACGAGCTCAGGAGATTGCAGAGCTCGAGGCCTCCATAAGCCCATTGACGGCCGCTCCTAGGTCTGCAGCGCCCAAGTTGGTCGCCGGCCTAGGATTAGCCTCGGGAGCAGCTGAGGCTTTGGAGCTTGTAAAAGCTGCAAGTAGACGAGAGGCAACCAAAGCAGCCGCGAAAATCAAGGCTGCTGAACAATCCAGGGAAGACAGCCTGGGCATAAGAATGGCCCCGGAGAAAACGATCCGAGCCGTTGAACCATCGCTTTCTTCAGACGAAGATATTCAAGAGCAGGAACAAGACCAACAACCATATGCCCCGCGGCCTCTCTTCTCAAACAACGGtaacagcagcaacgccCCTCGCCGCTTGTCATCCCACCGTCGGTCTTCGACACGGTCTCTGACCCGTCCCCGAATTACTTCTACCGATAGCGGCGTGACCACTTTTTCAACTTCCACagaagacgatgctgagTTGAGATCACCACCCGGaatggagcagctgggcagcCTCTCTCCTGTAGTTGAGTCTCCGCGGTCTCTACGACCTCGAAGGGGTCAATCGCCGACGCAATATCCAAAGATCCCAGCCAGCCTCAACGCCGCGATACCCTCCTCAGGAAACTTGAACATTGACATGGCCACTTCCAAGGGCGGAAATGCAGCTGCGCCTCCCACCAAACCTGCTGCTACAGCTGATCGCCCTGCGCAGAAAAGCCCAGGTTTTGGAGCACCGCTCGCCGCTGGCACCATGTCTTCGAATGACGACAAGACAAAGCAACAGGGGAAGAGGCCCATGGGTAGTGATGCCGTGGGAACTCCCAATGCCATCAGGACCGGCTcgccaatgatgagaatGGAAAGTTCAACGTCACGACCAGATGAACGATACCAGGGGTCGCGCAGTCAAGCATCCCAGCAGCCCAATCCGTCCATGTTCGTACAGCCAAACGCCTCTTCTCGGCCATACCCCCGGCAGCAAAACCAGCAATATCCTGCACCGGCTTACCAAAGGCCGACGGGCGCAAACAACTACCACATCCCATACCGGCTCCCTCCTCACCCATCTGCCTACAGGCCTAATATCGATTCCTCTGGCTATCCGTATCAGACTCGCCTCCCAGAGTTCAACCAGGGCCCTTTGACTTACAACATGCCCTATGCGCCTCAGCCAAACAGATACCCGCACCACCACCCGCGTGATCACCAGCCTCCCTTTACACAGCAGCCCTCTTCTGCCCAGCCAATTTCGCAGCTACCGCAACAAAGGCAACAATTTAGCCAgcggccacagcagcagcttcagcttcagcctcagcaacagcagcagccgcgagCACAGAGATACCAACGGCCCCCATCTTTAGGACGCATGCCGccacaacagcagcaacagcagcaacagcagcaacacgaTTTCTACCTCCAACAACCTCCccccctccgcctcctcccacTACCCAAGCGACATCCCCCAAGGCCCCCTCCTCACCAGCACAAGCACCACCTCCAGCACCGACTCCCAGTCGTCCTCCCTGCTCGCCAAACGCCTCGGCACCTCCCGCGCCGCCAACATGGCCCTCCCTGTCCCCCAGCCCATAACAACCTCATCCTCGCAAAACAAATGGCTCCGCCAGGGTCAGCAaagccagcaaggccagcaaggccagcagcagcagcagcagcagccatccacGCCGAAAAtgcctccgccgccacagcagccCGCCGAGTTGCCCGCAACGCCCGTGTGGAAGCCGCGTTTGACGCCTACGAGGCGCGGAGATGA
- a CDS encoding uncharacterized protein (BUSCO:EOG092D46UJ) — translation MWGWFGGGAAAQKKKDSAKNAILGLRAQLDMLQKREKHIMNQIEEQDQIARKNVNTNKTVAKAALRRKKTQEGTLDKTIAQIATLEAQINSIESANINRETLAVMEKSSDAIKAIHQGLTPEKVDEIMDKINEQNALSDEIVNAITANPIGEQFDDAELEDELEQMQQENLDEQMLNTGQVPFADAVHKMPTPSHAEPISSKKVAVEDDEEAELLKLQAEMAM, via the exons ATGTGGGGCTGGTTTGGAGGCGGCGCTGCCgctcagaagaagaaggattcgGCCAAGAATGCCATTCTCGGCTTGCGCGCGCAGCTTGATATGCTGCAAAAGCGCGAGAAGCACATCATGAACCAGATTGAAGAGCAGGATCAGATCGCCAGGAAGAACGTCAACACGAACAAGACAG tggccaaggctgccttgCGACGCAAGAAGACACAAGAGGGGACGTTGGACAAGACGATCGCGCAGATTGCGACGCTGGAGGCGCAGATTAACTCGATCGAATCGGCCAACATCAACCGCGAGACCCTGGCAGTCATGGAGAAGTCTTcagatgccatcaaggccattcaCCAAGGTCTGACGCCGGAGAAAGTGGATGAGATTAT GGATAAAATCAATGAACAGAATGCGCTTAGCGATGAGATTGTCAATGCGATTACGGCAAACCCGATCGGCGAGCAGTTTGACGAcgccgagctggaggatgagCTGGAACAAATGCAGCAAGAGAATCTCGACGAGCAAATGCTGAACACGGGCCAGGTGCCCTTCGCAGATGCAGTTCACAAGATGCCCACACCATCACATGCAGAAC CTATATCTAGCAAGAAGGTCGCcgtggaggatgacgaggaggctGAGCTTTTGAAGCTTCAGGCTGAAATGGCAATGTGA
- a CDS encoding uncharacterized protein (EggNog:ENOG41~TransMembrane:1 (o32-49i)~CAZy:GT62) — MLFPKGGLNWKSAKAQIPPTRALWNAVTRTRFILLVGVTGIILLLWRGLSHSASDMQSFYCWGPAQPPMEMSPNDHNRWNGHLQTPVIFNHHAPIEVNSSTIEHVDLNPIESTKQAVSKEERILILTPLKDAAPYLSKYFELLAELTYPHRLIDLAFLVSDSTDDTLAVLASELDRIQKRPDQIPFHSATVVEKDFGFKLSQNVEERHSFEAQGPRRKAMGKARNYLLYTALKAEHSWVYWRDVDIVDSPTGILEDFIAHDRDILVPNIWFHRYRDGVDIEGRFDYNSWVESDQGRKLANSLDKDIVLAEGYKQYDTGRTYMARMGDWRENKDVELELDGIGGRQYSCESGCASLWHQLPLLCL, encoded by the exons ATGCTGTTTCCCAAGGGTGGATTGAACTGGAAGTCTGCAAAGGCGCAGATACCTCCAACCAGGGCGCTATGGAACGCCGTGACGCGAACACGATTTATACTGCTAGTTGGCGTTACGGGAATTATTCTGTTACTATGGCGCGGCCTGTCCCATTCGGCGTCGGATATGCAGAG CTTCTACTGCTGGGGTCCGGCCCAACCACCCATGGAAATGTCGCCAAACGATCACAATAGGTGGAACGGGCACCTCCAGACgcccgtcatcttcaaccaCCACGCCCCGATAGAGGTCAATTCTAGTACAATTGAACACGTTGACCTTAACCCCATCGAGTCGACCAAACAAGCCGttagcaaagaagagaggataCTCATCCTGACGCCGCTCAAGGACGCCGCCCCGTACCTGTCCAAATACTTTGAGCTCCTCGCAGAATTGACATATCCCCATCGCTTGATCGATCTGGCGTTTCTCGTCTCAGACTCTACCGACGACACCCTCGCCGTTCTTGCGTCCGAACTCGACCGTATCCAGAAACGACCCGACCAGATTCCTTTCCACAGCGCAACCGTCGTCGAAAAAGATTTTGGTTTCAAGCTCAGCCAAAATGTCGAGGAGAGGCACTCTTTCGAGGCCCAAGGCCCCCGACGAAAGGCCATGGGCAAGGCAAGAAACTATCTGCTTTATACCGCTCTAAAGGCTGAGCACTCCTGGGTTTACTGGCGCGATGTCGACATTGTGGACAGCCCTACTGGCATTCTCGAGGACTTTATTGCCCATGACAGGGACATTTTGGTTCCAA ACATTTGGTTCCACCGTTACCGCGATGGCGTCGATATTGAGGGTCGAT TCGACTACAACTCCTGGGTCGAGTCAGACCAGGGCCGCAAGCTGGCGAATAGCCTCGATAAGGACATTGTCCTTGCTGAAG GCTACAAGCAATACGACACTGGCAGAACTTATATGGCAAGAATGGGCGACTGGCGTGAGAATAAGGATGTGGAGCTTGAGCTCGACGGCATCGGGGGGCGTCAATATTCTTGTGAAAGCGGATGTGCATCGCTCTG GCATCAACTTCCCCTGCTATGCCTTTGA
- a CDS encoding uncharacterized protein (BUSCO:EOG092D47QN): MPILHHLRTQQRTKLLSYARSLAIAYRPLTTTSRSSTSSHAAMAATRRSARISSKASAQEAAENTKPAAAAPPPPPKENKRKRKAIPNPEPAEPKTPTKKQRPVAPPLTPTTSAVGLNGEDKGAAPKAVTRLADPRFSNATLLSPQTSRIIASRNAEPESPSKAASIGGKTTTTTTATLLREACDHLIKVDERMRLLIEKHHCHVFSPEGLAEKIDPFESLVSSIISQQVSGAAARSIKAKFIALFFPQDEASQPTNYESAVDRFPAPSDVAACSIEKLRTAGLSQRKAEYVQGLAEKFASGEITAQMLHDAPDEELMEKLVAVRGLGKWTVEMFAFFALKRMNVFSLGDLGIQRGMAAFVGRDVAKLKNKGGKWKYMSEQDMVELSDKFRPYRSLFMWYMWKVEEVDVSTMG, from the coding sequence ATGCCAATTCTGCACCATCTACGCACACAGCAACGGACGAAATTGCTCAGCTACGCGAGATCTCTGGCCATTGCATACAGACCACTTACAACAACATCCAGGTCCAGCACATCCTCGCacgcagcaatggcagccacaCGGCGTTCTGCGCGTATCAGCAGCAAGGCGAGCGctcaagaagcagctgagaaTACaaaacctgctgctgctgctccacctccacctccaaaggagaacaagaggaagagaaaggcaaTTCCCAACCCCGAGCCAGCAGAGCCCAAGACACccaccaagaagcagcgACCAGTTGCTCCCCCCTTAACAcccaccaccagcgccgtAGGTCTCAATGGCGAAGACAAGGGCGCGGCTCCCAAGGCCGTCACTCGCCTCGCAGACCCCAGATTCTCCAATGCGACGCTGCTGTCGCCCCAGACGTCGCGGATAATTGCTTCGCGCAACGCGGAGCCCGAGTCGCCTTCAAAAGCGGCTTCTATCGGCGGTAagacgacaacgacgacgacggctaCATTGCTGCGCGAGGCGTGCGATCATTTGATCAAGGTGGATGAGCGTATGAGGCTTCTGATTGAGAAGCACCACTGCCATGTGTTCTCACCCGAGGGACTGGCTGAGAAGATTGACCCGTTTGAGAGCCTGGTGAGCTCCATCATATCGCAGCAGGTATCCGGCGCCGCAGCTCGGTCAATCAAAGCAAAATTCATCGCCCTCTTTTTCCCACAAGACGAGGCTTCTCAACCTACCAATTACGAGTCCGCCGTAGACAGATTCCCGGCGCCATCCGACGTTGCTGCATGCTCCATCGAGAAGCTGCGCACCGCCGGCCTGTCGCAGCGCAAGGCAGAATACGTACAGGGTCTTGCTGAGAAGTTTGCGAGCGGCGAGATTACGGCGCAAATGCTTCACGATGCGCCAGACGAGGAACTCATGGAGAAGCTCGTCGCTGTGCGTGGGCTGGGCAAGTGGACCGTCGAGATGTTTGCCTTTTTCGCCCTGAAGAGGATGAACGTCTTCTCCCTGGGCGATCTCGGCATTCAGAGGGGCATGGCTGCCTTTGTCGGTCGAGATgtggccaagctcaagaacaAGGGAGGCAAGTGGAAGTATATGTCGGAGCAAGACATGGTGGAACTGTCAGACAAGTTCAGACCGTATCGGAGTTTGTTTATGTGGTACATGTGGAAGGTGGAGGAGGTTGATGTCAGCACAATGGGGTAA